A genome region from Etheostoma cragini isolate CJK2018 chromosome 4, CSU_Ecrag_1.0, whole genome shotgun sequence includes the following:
- the lhfpl5a gene encoding LHFPL tetraspan subfamily member 5 protein — translation MLPAQEAAKIYHTNYVRNARAVGVLWTVFTITFSVITVVVFIQPYWIGDSVNTPQAGYFGLFHYCIGNALTSELTCKGSALDFGSIPSGAFKTAMFFVGISMLLVVGSIVCFSLFFFCNAGSVYKICAWMQLASSTCMVIGCMIYPDGWDSDEVKRMCGQRTDKYTLGNCTVRWAYILAIISIMDSLVLSFLAFSLGNRQDKLLPEDFQVEEKDNA, via the exons ATGCTCCCGGCTCAGGAGGCCGCTAAAATCTACCACACCAACTACGTGCGTAACGCTCGGGCCGTGGGCGTGCTGTGGACAGTTTTCACCATCACGTTCTCCGTTATCACCGTGGTGGTGTTCATCCAGCCATACTGGATCGGGGACAGCGTCAACACGCCGCAGGCCGGATATTTTGGCCTCTTCCACTACTGCATCGGGAACGCGCTCACCTCGGAGCTCACCTGCAAAGGGAGCGCGCTGGACTTCGGCTCCATCCCGTCCGGCGCCTTCAAGACGGCCATGTTCTTCGTGGGGATCTCCATGCTGTTGGTGGTGGGCAGCATCGTCTGCTTcagcctcttcttcttctgcaacGCGGGGAGCGTCTACAAGATCTGCGCGTGGATGCAGCTGGCCTCCA GCACATGCATGGTGATTGGCTGTATGATCTATCCTGACGGCTGGGACTCAGACGAGGTGAAGCGCATGTGTGGCCAGCGGACCGACAAATACACCCTGGGAAACTGCACGGTGCGCTGGGCCTACATCCTGGCCATCATCAGCATCATGGACTCGCTAGTCCTCTCCTTCCTGGCCTTCAGCCTGGGCAACCGGCAGGACAAGCTTCTGCCAGAGGACTTCCAGGTGGAGGAGAAAG